In one window of Macrobrachium rosenbergii isolate ZJJX-2024 chromosome 27, ASM4041242v1, whole genome shotgun sequence DNA:
- the LOC136853247 gene encoding galactoside alpha-(1,2)-fucosyltransferase 2-like, translating into MVLVFWTTGQLWMALDDTMETNKYERVEPSRNLAANTESASESGLHCVGMSLSFHREFLDYDTVFTNTSTIVFPVVVFSTVGRLGNCLCSYATALTFAGRFNATVAVTEEIFRKVSKVMSPLHLTLPVIANSLITDAYDMGVLVSVSPDYLNDDMVSHLLPTIKKAVHQYELTRDQLLYVLEGYPNRMKMLADYHSKIRQNFQIHEHLRNKASLFLQSVRASRGSDVTFVGFHIRRGDYPEFSKKFFHCKVPETLFYAEALNYYRSVIANPVFVVCTDDRVYAEQHFNETKDIILSDFEQPEEDLALLAQCSHSIMTVGSFGFWGSYLAGGEVVYPLVSNCSKTPFMHPTTLGELGFQNWVAIGN; encoded by the exons ATGGTCCTCGTGTTTTGGACAACAGGCCAGCTGTGGATGGCCCTCG ACGACACCATGGAAACGAACAAATACGAGAGGGTCGAGCCATCAAGAAACTTAGCAGCAAACACTGAGTCAGCAAGTGAATCAGGGCTCCATTGCGTGGGAATGTCTCTGAGTTTCCACAGAGAATTTTTAGATTATGATACG GTTTTTACCAACACATCCACCATTGTCTTCCCCGTTGTGGTCTTCTCAACGGTCGGACGCCTGGGGAACTGTCTTTGCAGTTACGCCACTGCCCTGACATTTGCTGGAAGATTCAATGCCACTGTCGCAGTCACGGAAGAAATCTTCCGCAAAGTCTCCAAGGTTATGTCACCTCTTCATCTGACTTTGCCTGTGATTG ccaATAGTCTAATTACTGATGCATATGACATGGGAGTGCTTGTCAGTGTAAGCCCGGATTACTTGAACGATGATATGGTGAGCCATTTGCTGCCAACTATCAAGAAAGCTGTTCATCAGTACGAGTTGACTCGCGATCAACTCCTGTATGTTTTAGAAG GTTATCCTAACAGAATGAAGATGTTGGCAGACTATCATAGCAAGATAAgacaaaattttcaaatacatGAACATCTCAGAAATAAG GCTTCGTTGTTTCTGCAGAGTGTGCGAGCCTCTAGGGGGTCAGATGTTACTTTCGTTGGATTTCACATTAGACGAggagattatccagaattttccaaG AAATTCTTTCACTGCAAGGTACCTGAAACATTATTTTATGCAGAGGCGTTAAATTATTACCGTTCTGTCATCGCAAATCCAGTGTTTGTTGTCTGCACAGATGACAGAGTGTATGCTGAACAACATTTCAATGAAACTAAAGACATTATATTGTCAG ATTTTGAACAACCCGAAGAGGACCTTGCACTTCTGGCTCAGTGTTCCCACTCCATTATGACCGTTGGATCTTTTGGATTCTGGGGATCATATCTGGCAGGGGGTGAGGTAGTATACCCTTTAGTTAGCAACTGCTCTAAGACCCCATTCATGCATCCAACAACTCTGGGAGAGCTAGGCTTCCAAAATTGGGTGGCGATTGGTAACTGA